In Symmachiella dynata, the following are encoded in one genomic region:
- a CDS encoding ATP-grasp domain-containing protein produces MPKERSPTNPQPLLICGASTRAAAFSALRAGIGPVCADLFADTDLARAATVVRIPRYPDDIAATVAQLPPADWLYTGALENFPQTVADIAAQRTLLGNSPATLARVRDPLALSHHLQEQDFPVLQVRAHRDQPEPDGTWVCKPLFSAGGTRIRRWNIAAAVSLLRHPPVYFQRRADGEAYSALFMAFPSGAELIGITRQLVGVAEFHATPFAYCGSIGPTTLPYAVERQIQEMGQTIAQFGEMRGLFGCDFLCDGATAWLTEVNPRYTASVEVFERCWDLPLLGWHCQVCRADAASAETEKTTRDDFRRQVAVSRVEQTGVAAKAIVFAPNAYAVPDLESRFAVSPLPWSPQIADIPAPGSTVEAGHPICTVFADGANDDDGFAQLVNLSKAIY; encoded by the coding sequence ATGCCCAAAGAACGTTCCCCAACCAATCCACAGCCGCTGCTGATTTGCGGCGCCAGTACCCGTGCAGCCGCTTTCTCGGCTCTCCGCGCGGGCATCGGGCCGGTCTGTGCGGACCTGTTTGCCGACACCGATCTGGCCCGCGCCGCCACGGTGGTGCGCATTCCCCGTTACCCCGATGATATCGCCGCTACCGTTGCCCAATTACCGCCGGCAGATTGGCTCTACACCGGAGCATTGGAAAACTTTCCCCAAACCGTCGCCGACATCGCTGCGCAACGGACGCTGCTCGGCAACAGCCCCGCCACATTGGCCCGCGTGCGCGATCCGCTCGCCTTGTCGCACCACTTGCAGGAACAGGATTTCCCCGTGCTTCAGGTCCGCGCTCATCGAGATCAACCGGAGCCGGACGGAACATGGGTCTGCAAACCGCTGTTCAGCGCCGGCGGCACACGGATCAGACGTTGGAACATCGCTGCCGCTGTTTCGTTGTTACGGCACCCCCCGGTCTATTTTCAACGCCGGGCTGACGGAGAGGCCTATTCCGCACTGTTTATGGCGTTTCCCAGCGGAGCGGAACTGATTGGCATCACACGGCAATTGGTCGGCGTGGCGGAGTTTCATGCCACACCCTTTGCCTATTGCGGCTCGATCGGCCCCACCACGCTGCCGTACGCCGTGGAACGACAAATCCAAGAGATGGGACAAACGATTGCGCAGTTTGGAGAAATGCGAGGCTTGTTTGGCTGCGATTTTTTATGCGATGGAGCCACCGCCTGGCTGACGGAAGTGAATCCCCGTTACACCGCCTCGGTCGAGGTCTTTGAGCGGTGTTGGGACCTCCCCCTGCTGGGATGGCATTGCCAGGTCTGCCGTGCGGACGCAGCTTCTGCTGAAACGGAGAAAACGACCCGCGACGATTTTCGCCGGCAGGTTGCCGTGTCCCGCGTTGAACAAACGGGCGTCGCCGCCAAGGCAATTGTTTTTGCCCCGAATGCTTATGCGGTCCCCGACCTGGAAAGCCGTTTCGCCGTTTCGCCACTTCCCTGGTCACCCCAAATCGCCGACATCCCAGCACCGGGTAGCACGGTCGAGGCGGGGCATCCTATTTGTACCGTTTTCGCCGACGGGGCAAACGATGACGATGGTTTCGCGCAACTTGTGAACCTTTCGAAAGCAATCTATTAA
- the fae gene encoding formaldehyde-activating enzyme, with the protein MSMYVGESLVGEGNEVAHIDLLIGDKTGPVGAAFASALADQSMGHSNLLAVLEPNLAVKPSTVMITKVTIKGAKQAVQMFGPAQYAVAKAVADSVEEGVIPKDQCEDLVIVCGVFIHWEAEDDKKIYEYNYAATKESIARAMKNEPSADEMVAKKGAASHPFSGV; encoded by the coding sequence ATGTCGATGTACGTTGGAGAATCGCTGGTCGGCGAAGGAAATGAAGTGGCCCATATCGATCTGTTGATCGGTGACAAAACCGGTCCGGTCGGTGCGGCGTTTGCCAGCGCATTGGCTGATCAGTCGATGGGACACAGCAACTTGTTGGCCGTGCTCGAACCGAACTTGGCCGTCAAACCTTCGACCGTAATGATCACCAAGGTCACGATCAAGGGTGCCAAGCAAGCCGTGCAAATGTTCGGCCCCGCCCAATACGCCGTCGCCAAAGCTGTGGCTGATAGCGTCGAAGAAGGTGTGATCCCCAAAGATCAATGCGAAGATCTGGTGATTGTCTGCGGTGTCTTCATCCACTGGGAAGCCGAAGACGACAAGAAGATCTACGAATACAACTACGCCGCCACCAAGGAATCGATCGCCCGCGCTATGAAAAATGAGCCGAGCGCCGACGAAATGGTCGCCAAAAAAGGCGCCGCCAGCCATCCGTTCTCGGGTGTGTAA
- a CDS encoding NAD(P)-dependent methylenetetrahydromethanopterin dehydrogenase, whose amino-acid sequence MKRILIQLDTDPQPSTFDRVVAVDSEVDQLFSYGGITVDNAEPLVHGAMFTRGPKDLKSTAIFVGGSDVSAGEAVLAKVQKTYFGPVRVSVMMDSNGSNTTAAAAVLCAQRHLNPAGSEALVLGGTGPVGLRAAQILAGLGAKVRLASRSVERAEQACAAIRAQVEDAQLTPVATGNDAETIQACDGAGLIIAAGAAGVQFLSAEQRGSLDALKVAIDLNAVPPVGLEGVDMMDTGKEVDGVICYGAIGVGGLKMRIHKAAVRRLFESNAHVLDTAAIYEIGRELGQ is encoded by the coding sequence ATGAAACGCATTCTGATCCAACTTGATACCGACCCGCAGCCGAGTACCTTTGACCGCGTGGTTGCCGTTGATTCCGAGGTTGACCAGCTGTTTAGTTATGGCGGCATCACCGTCGACAATGCCGAACCACTCGTGCATGGGGCGATGTTCACTCGTGGACCGAAGGACCTGAAGAGCACGGCGATTTTTGTCGGCGGCAGTGACGTGTCCGCCGGAGAAGCGGTGTTGGCCAAGGTGCAAAAAACGTATTTTGGGCCGGTACGGGTCTCAGTGATGATGGACTCCAACGGCTCCAACACGACCGCCGCCGCCGCCGTGCTGTGTGCCCAACGGCATTTGAACCCCGCAGGCAGTGAGGCGTTGGTCTTGGGCGGGACCGGTCCGGTGGGATTGCGGGCGGCACAAATTTTGGCTGGCTTGGGGGCGAAGGTTCGTTTAGCATCGCGCTCGGTCGAACGGGCTGAACAAGCGTGTGCGGCAATTCGCGCGCAGGTTGAAGACGCACAACTCACGCCGGTCGCTACCGGGAACGATGCGGAAACCATACAGGCCTGCGACGGGGCCGGACTGATCATCGCCGCTGGGGCAGCAGGCGTACAATTCCTTTCCGCCGAACAACGCGGTTCGCTCGATGCGCTCAAAGTTGCCATCGACCTCAACGCCGTGCCGCCGGTCGGATTGGAGGGCGTCGACATGATGGATACGGGCAAAGAAGTCGACGGCGTGATCTGTTACGGCGCGATCGGCGTAGGCGGCCTCAAAATGAGAATCCACAAAGCCGCTGTACGACGGTTGTTTGAATCCAATGCTCACGTGTTGGATACGGCGGCGATTTATGAAATTGGACGAGAACTCGGGCAGTAA
- a CDS encoding alpha/beta hydrolase family protein, translated as MRLTLLVLLAVALESVHVCAADDLATALKQPILTSEQSAKQAADFVVKRIPKLQQADSAEAWQRDAEALRLKVLEEVVFKGVPAKWREGQPRVEWLDVIETGHGYKIKKLRYEALPGLWIPALLYEPDKLDGKVPAVLNVNGHDSNGKSADYKQLRCINLAKRGILALNTEWLRMGELRGSAYSHDDLATLDLCGVSGLSVFYLAMSRGLDVLTSQPHADLDRVAMTGLSGGGWQTIILSSLDTRIKVSIPVAGYSSLTQRVIHHDSIGDLEQNPTDLVKYADYVHLTALLTPRPALLIYNRTDNCCFKSPTVRPNTYEPVVPFYQQAGAADAFEYYENTDPGTHNYELDNRQQLYRFLTKHWSLENGDAAEIASNDEIMTAEELTVGVPANNTNFRVLAEEVAQRLPRELTGTADERRQLLKQILRWEDRNISAEPQGEPTTVGELTVSRVLVRDDDWSLPAVMVAPENFTESVMFIADSGFANHADEIAKLAGEGKRVVSFDPVLMGAAQPPGSLYQHAQLIATVGARPLGIQASQILAAVRLANQHFETQSLQVLARGPRSSLAALCADALDAENQIAAVEAAELPETLKAYLREGRKYNRTPETYCFGLLEYFDLPQLRAMGQAEK; from the coding sequence ATGCGATTGACTTTGTTGGTACTGCTGGCTGTGGCTTTGGAATCTGTTCACGTTTGTGCGGCGGATGATCTGGCAACGGCGCTCAAGCAGCCGATTCTTACGTCGGAGCAATCGGCAAAGCAAGCAGCAGATTTTGTAGTCAAACGCATTCCCAAGTTACAGCAGGCGGATTCCGCTGAGGCTTGGCAACGCGATGCCGAGGCATTGCGGCTAAAGGTGCTGGAGGAGGTCGTGTTCAAAGGGGTGCCGGCCAAGTGGCGGGAGGGCCAGCCGCGGGTGGAGTGGCTGGATGTGATAGAAACGGGCCACGGTTATAAAATCAAAAAGCTCCGCTACGAAGCATTACCGGGGCTGTGGATCCCGGCGTTGTTGTATGAACCGGACAAGTTGGACGGAAAAGTGCCGGCGGTGCTCAACGTCAATGGGCACGACAGCAACGGCAAGTCGGCCGACTACAAACAGCTCCGCTGCATCAATCTGGCCAAACGGGGCATCCTGGCGCTGAACACCGAATGGCTGCGAATGGGAGAGCTGCGGGGTTCGGCCTATTCGCACGACGATCTGGCGACGCTCGATTTGTGCGGCGTGAGCGGGTTGAGCGTGTTCTATTTGGCGATGTCGCGGGGCTTGGATGTGCTGACGAGTCAACCGCACGCTGATCTCGATCGCGTTGCCATGACGGGGCTGTCTGGCGGCGGTTGGCAAACGATCATCCTCAGTTCACTCGACACGCGGATCAAAGTCTCGATCCCGGTTGCCGGATACAGTTCATTGACGCAGCGCGTCATCCACCACGACAGCATCGGTGATTTGGAACAAAACCCGACCGATCTGGTGAAGTATGCTGACTACGTGCACCTGACCGCCTTGCTCACGCCGCGGCCGGCGCTGCTGATTTATAATCGCACCGACAATTGTTGCTTCAAGTCCCCCACCGTCCGCCCAAACACGTATGAACCGGTCGTCCCGTTTTATCAGCAGGCGGGGGCCGCAGATGCGTTTGAGTATTATGAAAACACCGACCCCGGCACACACAATTATGAACTCGACAACCGGCAGCAGTTGTACCGATTTTTGACCAAACATTGGTCGCTGGAGAACGGCGACGCGGCGGAGATTGCTTCGAACGATGAAATTATGACCGCCGAGGAACTGACCGTCGGTGTGCCGGCGAACAACACCAATTTTCGCGTCTTGGCCGAAGAGGTCGCGCAGCGACTGCCGCGCGAATTGACCGGCACAGCGGACGAACGACGGCAACTGCTCAAACAAATTCTCCGCTGGGAAGATCGCAATATTTCGGCTGAACCTCAGGGGGAACCGACAACCGTGGGCGAACTGACTGTCAGCCGTGTTTTGGTCCGCGACGATGACTGGAGTCTGCCCGCTGTCATGGTTGCTCCGGAAAACTTCACCGAGTCGGTGATGTTCATCGCCGATAGCGGGTTTGCCAATCATGCGGACGAGATTGCAAAATTAGCCGGCGAGGGCAAGCGTGTTGTCAGTTTCGATCCGGTGCTGATGGGAGCGGCGCAGCCGCCGGGTTCGCTTTATCAACATGCTCAGTTGATCGCCACGGTCGGCGCGCGGCCGTTGGGTATCCAAGCGAGTCAGATTCTGGCTGCCGTCCGTTTAGCGAATCAGCATTTCGAAACCCAAAGCCTCCAAGTGCTGGCCCGCGGCCCACGCAGCAGTCTTGCCGCACTCTGCGCTGACGCGTTGGATGCAGAGAACCAGATCGCCGCCGTGGAGGCCGCTGAATTGCCGGAAACGCTCAAAGCCTATCTCCGCGAAGGCCGCAAATACAATCGCACACCGGAGACGTATTGCTTCGGTTTGCTGGAGTACTTTGATTTGCCGCAGTTGCGGGCAATGGGGCAGGCGGAGAAATAA
- a CDS encoding DUF447 domain-containing protein has protein sequence MILEGIVTTLDQAGRLNVAPMGPIVDEAMSSFVLRPFKTSQTYQNLRQRPQGVFHVVDDVLLLAEAAIGLPTAPLVTRPAEVIEGTILEDACRWYEFEIDDFDDSQERTTLRARVVHTGRLRDFFGFNRAKHAVLEAAILATRVHLLPAAEIATQMDALAILVEKTGGDRERTAFTLLRDYIEGAEVSEDS, from the coding sequence ATGATTTTGGAAGGTATTGTTACGACGTTGGATCAGGCGGGGCGACTCAATGTGGCTCCGATGGGGCCGATTGTGGATGAGGCGATGTCCTCGTTCGTTTTGCGGCCCTTCAAGACGTCGCAGACTTATCAAAACCTCCGCCAACGCCCGCAAGGCGTGTTCCATGTGGTCGACGATGTGTTGTTGCTGGCCGAAGCCGCCATCGGACTCCCCACCGCTCCGCTCGTCACGCGACCGGCCGAGGTGATCGAGGGAACGATCCTAGAAGACGCCTGCCGTTGGTATGAATTCGAAATCGACGACTTCGACGATTCCCAAGAGCGGACCACTCTCCGAGCGCGGGTCGTGCATACAGGCCGCCTCCGCGATTTCTTCGGCTTCAACCGCGCCAAACATGCGGTTTTAGAAGCAGCAATTTTGGCAACCCGCGTACACCTGTTGCCGGCAGCAGAAATCGCCACACAGATGGACGCATTGGCCATCCTGGTCGAAAAGACCGGCGGCGACCGAGAACGAACGGCCTTTACGCTGTTGCGGGATTACATCGAAGGGGCGGAAGTCTCCGAGGATAGTTGA
- a CDS encoding RNA polymerase sigma factor yields the protein MCCGIDKYPSGAGVAVRLDDAEIMQRVKTGDVALFDELVRRYREPLLHVAWSKLGHREWAEDVVQEAFLAAYAARATYNPDFAFRTWLWTILLNLCRRQWKRRAAKGQELTQAFQSERGQSEPGTAGVREPVSHDCGLAQMLETEQRQNVLRMIAQLPEPQGDAIRLRFFAGLKFDEIAAAMESAVSTAKVRVRNGLRELTRQLQNDDEGPPRRGPFN from the coding sequence ATGTGTTGTGGAATTGACAAATATCCAAGCGGTGCGGGTGTGGCTGTGCGACTTGATGATGCGGAAATCATGCAGCGGGTGAAAACGGGTGACGTCGCCTTGTTTGACGAACTCGTGCGCCGTTATCGCGAGCCGCTGTTGCATGTTGCTTGGAGTAAACTGGGGCATCGCGAGTGGGCTGAGGATGTTGTGCAGGAGGCGTTTCTGGCCGCTTATGCCGCGCGGGCGACCTATAATCCTGATTTTGCGTTTCGGACGTGGTTGTGGACGATCCTGCTGAATCTTTGCCGCCGGCAATGGAAACGCCGTGCTGCGAAGGGGCAGGAACTGACACAAGCGTTTCAGTCCGAACGGGGGCAAAGCGAACCAGGGACCGCCGGAGTTCGGGAACCGGTTTCGCACGACTGCGGATTGGCACAGATGTTGGAGACGGAGCAACGTCAAAATGTGCTACGGATGATTGCCCAACTGCCCGAACCGCAAGGAGACGCGATCCGTTTGCGGTTTTTTGCCGGTTTGAAATTCGACGAGATCGCCGCGGCCATGGAGAGTGCAGTCAGTACAGCCAAGGTGCGTGTCCGCAATGGCCTGCGGGAATTGACGCGGCAATTGCAAAACGACGACGAGGGTCCGCCGAGGCGCGGGCCTTTCAATTGA
- a CDS encoding BamA/OMP85 family outer membrane protein has translation MCALAVLVFVTAGSVSPDLGLRVAAAQEEVVRTVGGETLLKIRRVEVEGNRTIPVDAIARKIKIRPDQEVTAQQIRAEVQSLHKTRWFIDVKEKLRETDDGDGYVLVFNVRERPILQDVVYKGNEEIKTKQLAAITNLRKGSAFDVSLNRDSVRAIESYYHEKGFIHCKVTLEKGDHEDDREVIFLIDEGPKVVVTKIKFEGNDFFSGPLLRTKVVTKTRKLGFFGGKFDPATIPDDIVALKEYYFSLGFFDVKIENDVKQSKDGSKVQLTYTIDEGIRYKVGEIRFNGPRVIAEETFREQLKLREGDEFDERKLNADIAMIKAAYGKLGRIFAVVNTGSKYYDEPGKMDLVFDVNEDQPYRINKIIVKFKGEYPTTKESTVLDRIPIKPGDLADPAVLKLAKSRLEGSQLFAGRGQPGTPPSLEVKQIDDEQTETAAREVIRAQYTDAPAQNPIINNSPQGDPFGESLSLPPANWVNPRMLDLEVGVEEAQTGRLMIGAGVNSDSGLVGSVVLDERNFDIMRPPTSWDDIWSGRAWRGAGQQFRLEAVPGTVVNRYLANWRDPYAFTFLDRDVSFGVSGFFFNRIYDDWDEQRLGGRVTLGMQLDREWSLGTAFRLEDVEISNPDVPTPPSLEEAVGNNFLSTVRTSISHDTRDAAFLPSEGHFVEAAYEQAFGDYSYPKFELEGSQYFQVGSRADGSGRQIVTLRGQFGYTGEDTPIFEKFYAGGYQSFRGFRFRGVSPREFDVTVGGEFLTLGTVEYMVPLMANDSVQAVVFSDFGTVEENVTFRHFRASVGAGLRITVPALGPVPLALDWAVPVADQPYDDRQLFAFYFGVFN, from the coding sequence TTGTGCGCTCTGGCTGTGCTGGTGTTTGTTACGGCGGGTTCGGTCTCGCCGGATTTGGGATTGCGCGTCGCCGCCGCACAAGAAGAAGTGGTTAGGACCGTGGGTGGCGAAACTCTGCTCAAGATTCGTCGCGTGGAAGTGGAAGGCAACCGCACCATTCCCGTCGACGCGATCGCCCGCAAAATTAAGATCCGCCCGGACCAAGAGGTCACCGCGCAACAAATCCGCGCCGAAGTACAATCATTACACAAAACACGCTGGTTCATCGATGTGAAGGAGAAACTCCGAGAGACAGACGATGGCGATGGTTACGTGTTGGTGTTCAATGTCCGCGAACGGCCGATCTTGCAGGACGTGGTCTACAAAGGCAACGAGGAAATCAAAACCAAGCAGCTTGCGGCGATTACGAATCTGCGCAAAGGAAGTGCCTTCGACGTTAGCTTGAACCGTGATTCGGTGCGGGCCATTGAATCATATTACCATGAAAAAGGATTCATTCACTGTAAAGTGACTTTGGAGAAGGGGGACCACGAGGATGACCGCGAAGTGATCTTTCTGATCGATGAAGGTCCCAAGGTGGTTGTCACCAAAATCAAATTCGAAGGAAACGATTTCTTTTCCGGACCGTTGTTGAGAACCAAAGTCGTGACCAAAACACGTAAGTTGGGATTCTTCGGCGGCAAATTTGACCCGGCCACCATTCCCGACGATATCGTCGCCCTGAAGGAATACTATTTCAGCCTGGGATTCTTTGATGTCAAAATCGAAAACGACGTCAAGCAGTCCAAGGATGGCTCGAAGGTGCAGCTCACTTATACGATCGATGAAGGCATTCGCTACAAAGTCGGCGAAATCCGCTTCAACGGACCCCGCGTGATTGCTGAGGAGACCTTTCGCGAACAACTGAAACTGCGCGAAGGGGATGAGTTCGACGAACGGAAACTGAACGCCGACATCGCCATGATCAAGGCGGCCTACGGCAAGTTGGGCCGGATTTTTGCCGTCGTGAATACCGGGTCGAAGTATTACGACGAACCGGGCAAGATGGATTTGGTGTTTGACGTCAACGAAGATCAGCCGTATCGCATCAATAAAATTATTGTCAAATTCAAAGGTGAGTATCCGACCACCAAGGAATCGACCGTCTTAGATCGCATTCCGATCAAACCGGGCGACTTGGCCGATCCGGCCGTGTTGAAATTGGCAAAAAGTCGATTAGAAGGCTCTCAGTTGTTTGCCGGCCGAGGCCAACCGGGGACTCCTCCCTCGTTGGAAGTCAAACAAATTGACGATGAACAGACCGAAACCGCTGCGCGGGAGGTGATTCGCGCCCAATACACCGACGCGCCGGCGCAGAATCCAATTATCAACAACAGCCCCCAAGGGGATCCCTTTGGCGAATCGTTATCACTTCCCCCGGCAAACTGGGTCAATCCTCGGATGTTGGACTTGGAAGTGGGCGTAGAAGAGGCACAGACCGGCCGGTTGATGATCGGTGCTGGTGTGAACAGTGACAGCGGATTGGTTGGATCCGTGGTGTTGGATGAACGCAATTTCGATATTATGCGTCCCCCCACCAGTTGGGATGACATCTGGTCCGGACGGGCCTGGCGGGGAGCGGGTCAGCAATTCCGTTTGGAAGCTGTGCCTGGTACGGTCGTGAATCGGTATTTGGCCAACTGGCGTGATCCTTATGCGTTTACGTTTCTGGACCGTGATGTGAGCTTTGGAGTCAGCGGATTCTTCTTCAATCGGATTTATGACGACTGGGATGAACAACGTTTAGGGGGCCGCGTCACACTGGGGATGCAGCTCGATCGCGAATGGTCCCTGGGGACGGCGTTTCGTTTGGAAGATGTGGAAATCTCGAATCCCGACGTACCGACACCCCCCTCGTTGGAAGAAGCAGTGGGCAACAATTTTCTGTCGACCGTACGCACAAGCATTTCACACGACACACGTGATGCGGCATTCTTGCCGAGCGAAGGGCACTTTGTCGAAGCGGCCTATGAGCAGGCGTTTGGCGATTACAGTTACCCGAAATTTGAACTCGAAGGGAGTCAGTACTTTCAAGTCGGATCGCGTGCCGATGGCAGTGGTCGTCAAATCGTGACTCTGCGGGGCCAATTTGGATACACCGGCGAAGATACGCCGATCTTCGAGAAGTTCTATGCCGGTGGTTACCAAAGCTTTCGTGGTTTCCGTTTTCGCGGCGTTTCACCACGTGAGTTCGACGTAACGGTCGGTGGCGAGTTCCTGACGTTGGGAACGGTGGAATACATGGTGCCGTTGATGGCCAACGACAGCGTGCAAGCGGTCGTCTTCTCCGACTTTGGTACGGTTGAAGAAAACGTCACCTTCCGCCACTTCCGAGCCTCGGTCGGTGCCGGTCTGCGAATCACAGTTCCCGCCTTGGGCCCCGTGCCGTTGGCCCTCGACTGGGCTGTACCTGTGGCCGACCAACCGTACGACGACCGACAGCTGTTCGCGTTCTACTTCGGTGTGTTTAACTAA
- a CDS encoding glycosyltransferase family 2 protein encodes MPTQTSMSNPQTAPDEKTGRVVAVMPAYNAASTLRKTLADIPAGTVDEIVLVDDCSSDNTVELARELGLTVIEHEHNLGYGGNQKTCYRYALEQQAEFIVMIHPDYQYDSRVIPLAVEILRLGICDCVLGSRIRTRKEALDGGMPPYKYFANRLLTIVENIALGQNLGDFHSGFRAYRREVLETIPFERNSDDFVFDSQFLAQAVRFGFKLGDIPVPVRYFAEASSINFQRSLKYGITTLGVLTQYWAHKLRLSRNPLFQPTDRV; translated from the coding sequence ATGCCCACACAGACTTCCATGAGTAATCCCCAGACTGCGCCTGACGAAAAAACAGGCCGCGTTGTCGCCGTGATGCCGGCCTACAATGCCGCATCGACGCTTCGCAAAACCTTAGCCGATATTCCCGCCGGGACCGTCGACGAGATCGTGCTGGTCGATGACTGTAGCAGCGACAACACCGTCGAACTCGCCCGCGAATTGGGGCTGACGGTGATTGAGCACGAACACAACCTGGGCTATGGCGGGAACCAAAAGACCTGCTACCGCTACGCCCTAGAACAACAGGCTGAGTTTATCGTGATGATCCATCCCGACTATCAATACGACAGCCGCGTGATCCCGCTGGCGGTGGAGATTCTGCGGCTGGGAATCTGCGATTGCGTACTCGGCTCGCGGATTCGCACGCGAAAAGAAGCTCTGGATGGGGGCATGCCGCCGTACAAGTATTTCGCCAATCGGCTGCTGACGATTGTTGAGAATATCGCACTGGGGCAGAACCTGGGCGATTTCCACAGCGGCTTTCGCGCCTACCGCCGCGAAGTGCTGGAGACCATCCCGTTTGAGCGCAATTCCGATGACTTTGTCTTCGACAGCCAATTTCTCGCGCAGGCTGTCCGCTTTGGATTCAAACTGGGAGACATCCCGGTTCCGGTCCGCTACTTTGCCGAAGCCTCAAGCATTAACTTTCAGCGCAGCCTCAAATACGGCATCACTACGTTGGGCGTCTTAACGCAGTATTGGGCGCACAAACTACGACTCAGCCGCAACCCGCTATTTCAACCAACCGATCGGGTATAG
- a CDS encoding TAXI family TRAP transporter solute-binding subunit: MTDHKRILTQWCVPVGACLTMAATLFMAGCGGGGNGDGTGGGDGSGGGRQFLDMGTAPAGGAFFTVGNALAEVLNSQKGDNDWKVTAKGTKGTQENIRGIDSGKLKLGLANAAITYFAVRGEEGWDKKYPIKSVMTLAPNVAMFISKEDGGPQTIADLKGKRVVVGPSGAGFEFFIKPLLEEHGVTYDDFIPSNNTQSAAVDELGDGAVDAAFLGGAVPTSSITQACSTHDIHFIPFDEAAKAALIEKYPFFHPATIKADVYSDLTEDFEGLNVGSMQLITHADVDEDMIYQVTKTIYENAAEVQKKHAAGKAINPKVVVRNTGTEFHPGAIRYYKEIGIWPNADAAEPAGEEPAAKEESAE; encoded by the coding sequence ATGACAGATCATAAACGTATTCTGACCCAATGGTGCGTCCCGGTCGGCGCTTGTCTCACGATGGCGGCGACGCTCTTTATGGCTGGTTGCGGAGGTGGTGGCAACGGCGATGGGACGGGCGGAGGAGATGGCAGCGGGGGCGGACGTCAATTTTTGGATATGGGCACAGCCCCGGCCGGCGGAGCATTTTTCACCGTCGGCAACGCGCTGGCTGAAGTGCTCAATTCGCAAAAAGGGGACAACGACTGGAAAGTCACCGCCAAAGGGACCAAAGGGACACAGGAAAACATTCGCGGGATTGATTCCGGCAAGTTAAAATTGGGACTGGCCAATGCCGCGATCACCTATTTTGCCGTCCGCGGCGAAGAGGGGTGGGACAAAAAATATCCCATCAAATCGGTGATGACGCTGGCCCCCAACGTGGCCATGTTCATTTCCAAAGAAGATGGCGGGCCCCAAACCATTGCTGATCTCAAAGGCAAGCGCGTTGTGGTTGGTCCCTCGGGGGCGGGATTTGAATTCTTTATCAAACCGCTGCTGGAAGAGCACGGCGTGACTTACGACGATTTTATTCCCTCGAACAACACCCAATCGGCCGCTGTGGACGAACTGGGCGACGGCGCTGTCGATGCAGCCTTCTTGGGCGGAGCAGTTCCCACATCGTCGATCACACAGGCTTGTTCGACGCACGACATTCATTTCATCCCGTTTGACGAAGCTGCCAAAGCAGCGCTGATTGAAAAGTATCCCTTCTTCCATCCGGCGACCATCAAAGCGGACGTTTACTCCGATTTGACGGAGGATTTTGAAGGCTTGAACGTCGGCAGCATGCAACTCATCACACACGCCGACGTCGATGAGGACATGATCTATCAGGTCACCAAGACCATCTACGAGAACGCCGCTGAAGTGCAAAAGAAGCACGCTGCGGGGAAAGCGATCAATCCCAAGGTTGTGGTGCGGAACACCGGCACGGAGTTCCACCCTGGAGCGATTCGCTACTACAAGGAAATCGGCATTTGGCCCAATGCGGACGCTGCTGAGCCTGCCGGTGAAGAACCCGCTGCCAAAGAAGAATCCGCTGAATAG